A section of the Fusarium falciforme chromosome 8, complete sequence genome encodes:
- a CDS encoding HET domain-containing protein produces MKYYVERHPWVPRRKTPESKEERKLIEINGCSLHVQQNLYDFLQDFRSATFESSRGSASQDDEDEHSLKSPPIWIDAICINQDDLQERASQVLWMGRIFRSASRVLAWLGPPDSFTDDAIHGLDTLFHSDLGLDPGNVTIESFPGIDLIHWVAIFAFFQPSWFRRAWVTQEVAFGRERLAIIHGGYMRTWHWLTIVCVTLESSGLRSKISKLGYSLLTGAPLSDGNRRLRVLVQYHDDLRAIPLPNTAECLDEGQDGVAFISSVRAVLWRLRENGNDLLAAFPPLLRVLQLFRGTQATDPRDKVFAFLNLALDKRELGLVPDYHASVQSVFRNTTEMIMKTTKSLSILSHVQEPGDTRIEHLPGWVPDFSAWLRYTPLDTGDDDVVYCASGPGTAACFEVLDDGTLRIQSIRVDEVITCLRLDGDFDDRVHSVLKAVLRVPHWYPVDNFKTELENFNDDTWWNFPTEEIKWTSDSETKDKILDEHDETDEDIKMCPRSNFTDEDGFDASQVILQQSEEATEDLLGHGDGLTSLEHDEMANEACQKESNVDLQRSGDPLPFSNALAIASNPSSDNSSGPRPPEPSRASPDIPNSSVRQNTGAITRIEALWRSLVGDALPHSGFGFRVGSGSTTYPAPESLGRGFSNWILAGLLEMFYSLRDLSSWTDDKENPITEAAVQRLFGTLAVWGALYEEVHIPLVRDTLNFNLKVPDISQMAEMEREEAEGATDRTR; encoded by the exons ATGAAATACTATGTTGAGAGGCATCCATGGGTTCCTAGACGCAAGACTCCGGAATCAAAGGAGGAACGAAAGCTGATCGAAATCAACGGCTGTTCTTTGCATGTGCAGCAGAACCTCTATGATTTTCTTCAAGACTTTCGTTCCGCTACGTTCGAATCGTCACGTGGATCAGCATcccaagatgacgaggatgaacaCTCCCTCAAGTCCCCACCGATATGGATTGATGCCATTTGTATCAACCAGGACGACCTACAAGAAAGGGCCTCCCAAGTACTGTGGATGGGTCGTATATTCAGATCTGCGTCTAGGGTGCTCGCCTGGCTGGGACCGCCTGACAGTTTCACCGATGATGCAATCCACGGGCTGGACACACTTTTCCACTCCGATCTTGGCCTAGACCCAGGAAATGTGACCATAGAGTCATTTCCCGGTATCGACCTTATTCACTGGGTTGCTATTTTTGCCTTCTTCCAACCCTCCTGGTTTCGGCGGGCATGGGTGACGCAAGAAGTTGCTTTTGGGAGAGAACGGCTAGCCATCATCCACGGCGGTTACATGAGAACATGGCACTGGCTCACTATCGTGTGTGTAACGCTGGAGAGTTCTGGACTTCGTTCCAAGATATCGAAATTAGGCTACTCTCTCCTGACCGGCGCACCGCTGTCCGATGGCAATCGACGACTTCGAGTACTGGTCCAGTATCATGACGATCTGCGTGCCATTCCTCTTCCGAACACTGCAGAATGTCTCGACGAAGGTCAAGATGGTGTAGCCTTCATTTCCTCAGTCCGGGCCGTTTTATGGCGTCTCAGGGAGAACGGCAATGATTTACTTGCTGCCTTCCCTCCGCTTCTACGCGTTCTGCAGCTCTTCCGAGGAACACAAGCCACTGATCCACGAGACAAAGTCTTTGCATTTCTCAATCTCGCCTTGGATAAACGTGAGTTGGGTTTGGTGCCTGATTATCACGCCAGCGTACAGTCGGTCTTCAGAAACACCACCGAGATGATCATGAAGACGACAAAGTCACTTTCCATTCTATCCCATGTCCAAGAACCTGGTGACACTCGGATTGAACATCTTCCCGGATGGGTACCCGACTTTAGCGCATGGCTTCGTTATACACCACTAGACACGGGAGACGACGATGTTGTTTATTGTGCGTCCGGACCCGGCACTGCGGCTTGTTTTGAAGTCCTCGATGACGGCACGCTACGGATTCAATCAATCAGGGTAGATGAAGTCATTACCTGCCTGAGATTGGATGGCGACTTTGATGATAGAGTTCATTCAGTTTTGAAAGCGGTTCTCAGAGTACCCCATTGGTATCCAGTTGACAATTTTAAGACCGAGCTTGAGAACTTTAATGACGACACCTGGTGGAATTTTCCAACTGAAGAAATAAAGTGGACCAGCGATAGTGAAACCAAGGACAAGATATTAGATGAGCATGACGAAACCGATGAGG ATATCAAGATGTGTCCTAGAAGCAACTTTACCGACGAGGATGGCTTCGATGCCAGTCAAGTGATCCTTCAGCAGTCAGAAGAAGCAACAGAGGACCTGCTTGGCCATGGTGACGGTCTTACATCACTTGAGCATGACGAGATGGCCAATGAGGCTTGTCAAAAAGAGAGCAATGTTGATCTGCAAAGGTCAGGGGATCCTCTTCCCTTCAGTAACGCGTTGGCCATAGCAAGCAACCCTAGTTCAGACAACAGCTCGGGTCCCAGGCCTCCAGAGCCGAGCCGAGCTAGCCCTGATATCCCGAACTCTTCAGTACGACAAAACACTGGGGCAATAACCAGAATCGAAGCTCTCTGGCGTTCTCTAGTAGGAGACGCGCTCCCACACTCGGGTTTTGGTTTCCGCGTCGGATCCGGGAGCACGACCTATCCTGCACCGGAGTCCTTAGGCCGTGGTTTCTCGAACTGGATACTGGCTGGGCTGCTTGAAATGTTCTATTCATTACGTGATTTGTCCAGCTGGACAGACGACAAGGAAAACCCCATCACCGAGGCTGCCGTACAGCGGCTGTTTGGCACGCTCGCTGTTTGGGGCGCACTATACGAGGAGGTGCACATCCCCTTGGTGAGAGATACCCTCAATTTTAATCTCAAAGTGCCAGATATCTCACAGATGGCagagatggagagggaggaggcgGAAGGGGCTACAGATCGGACCAGATGA